In Deltaproteobacteria bacterium GWA2_45_12, a single window of DNA contains:
- the sdhA gene encoding succinate dehydrogenase flavoprotein subunit (part of four member succinate dehydrogenase enzyme complex that forms a trimeric complex (trimer of tetramers); SdhA/B are the catalytic subcomplex and can exhibit succinate dehydrogenase activity in the absence of SdhC/D which are the membrane components and form cytochrome b556; SdhC binds ubiquinone; oxidizes succinate to fumarate while reducing ubiquinone to ubiquinol), whose translation MILDGKIPSGPIEQKWENHCFNMKLVNPANRRKFTVIVVGTGLAGASAAASLGELGYNVQAFTILDSPRRSHSIAAQGGINAAKNYKNDGDSIRRLFYDTVKGGDYRAREANVYRLAQASVKIIDHCVAQGVPFAREYGGMLDNRSFGGAQVSRTFYARGQTGQQLLLGAYSALMRQVDLGQVKLFSRREMLDLVIADGKARGIVCRNLITGELERHAADAVLLCTGGYGNVYFLSTNAVNSNVSATWRAAKRGAYFANPCYVQIHPTCIPVSGEHQSKLTLMSESLRNDGRVWVPKKKGDKRAAKDIPENERDYYLERKYPSFGNLVPRDVGARNAKFACDDGLGVGPTGLAVYLDFADAIKRLGEDVIRGRYGNLFDMYAKITGDNPYKVPMKIFPAVHYTMGGLWVDYNLMSNIPGLHVLGEANFSDHGANRLGASALMQGLGDGYFVIPYTLAHYLASTPLPKITTDHDAFKEAQNASQKRIDQLFAIKGSRTVLDFHRSLGHIMWDKVGISRTEEGLKEGIQQIRALRDEFWKNLKIAGEPGNVNKYLEQALRVADYMEFGELLAKDALHRRESCGGHFREESQTEDGEAKRDDEHFSYVAAWEYKGVNAEPEMHKEPLSFENIKLAQRSYK comes from the coding sequence GTGATCTTGGATGGAAAAATACCTTCCGGTCCCATTGAACAAAAATGGGAGAACCATTGTTTTAATATGAAATTGGTGAACCCAGCCAATCGCCGTAAATTTACGGTGATTGTTGTGGGAACCGGTTTAGCGGGAGCCTCTGCCGCGGCAAGTTTGGGTGAGCTGGGTTACAATGTACAGGCCTTTACTATTTTGGATAGTCCCCGACGTTCGCACAGTATTGCTGCTCAAGGCGGTATTAACGCAGCCAAAAATTATAAGAACGATGGCGATTCCATCCGTCGTTTATTTTATGACACGGTGAAGGGCGGGGATTATCGCGCACGTGAGGCTAATGTGTATCGCTTGGCCCAAGCCAGTGTTAAAATCATCGATCATTGTGTGGCGCAAGGAGTCCCCTTTGCCCGTGAATATGGCGGGATGCTTGATAACCGTTCATTTGGCGGGGCCCAGGTATCGCGCACGTTTTATGCCCGTGGGCAAACAGGCCAGCAGCTTCTTTTGGGGGCTTATAGTGCTTTGATGCGCCAGGTGGATTTGGGTCAGGTAAAACTTTTTTCCCGACGTGAAATGCTCGACTTAGTCATCGCCGATGGCAAGGCGCGCGGCATTGTTTGTCGTAATCTTATCACCGGCGAGTTGGAACGTCATGCGGCCGATGCGGTTTTGTTGTGCACCGGGGGTTATGGCAATGTTTATTTTCTTTCAACCAATGCGGTCAACAGCAATGTCTCCGCTACGTGGCGTGCGGCTAAAAGGGGGGCTTATTTTGCCAACCCCTGTTATGTGCAAATCCATCCCACATGCATTCCTGTCAGTGGGGAGCATCAATCCAAACTTACCTTGATGAGTGAAAGCCTTCGTAACGATGGCCGTGTATGGGTCCCTAAAAAGAAGGGAGATAAACGTGCGGCGAAGGATATTCCTGAAAATGAGCGGGATTATTATTTGGAACGCAAGTATCCAAGTTTTGGTAATTTGGTGCCGCGCGATGTAGGGGCGCGGAATGCCAAGTTTGCTTGTGATGATGGTTTGGGGGTTGGGCCAACAGGCTTGGCGGTTTATCTCGATTTTGCCGATGCCATCAAACGTTTGGGTGAAGATGTGATTCGCGGTCGCTATGGTAATTTGTTTGATATGTACGCAAAAATTACCGGGGACAATCCTTACAAGGTTCCCATGAAAATTTTTCCTGCTGTGCATTACACCATGGGGGGGCTGTGGGTGGACTATAACCTGATGAGCAATATCCCGGGTCTGCATGTTTTGGGAGAAGCTAATTTTTCAGATCACGGGGCAAATCGTTTGGGCGCTTCAGCCCTGATGCAAGGGTTAGGCGATGGTTATTTTGTGATTCCTTATACCCTGGCCCATTATCTGGCTTCAACACCACTTCCAAAAATAACAACCGATCATGACGCTTTTAAGGAAGCCCAAAATGCGTCACAAAAAAGAATTGACCAGCTTTTTGCCATTAAAGGTTCGCGTACGGTTCTCGATTTTCATCGAAGCTTGGGGCACATCATGTGGGACAAGGTGGGCATTTCTCGTACGGAAGAAGGGCTCAAAGAAGGAATACAGCAAATCAGGGCTTTACGTGATGAGTTTTGGAAAAACCTGAAAATTGCGGGGGAACCCGGCAATGTGAACAAGTATTTAGAGCAGGCCCTTCGTGTGGCCGACTATATGGAGTTTGGAGAATTGTTAGCCAAAGATGCCTTACATCGCCGCGAATCATGTGGAGGGCATTTCCGTGAGGAAAGTCAAACCGAAGATGGGGAAGCCAAAAGAGACGACGAACATTTTTCCTATGTGGCGGCATGGGAATATAAGGGGGTTAATGCCGAACCCGAAATGCACAAAGAACCCCTTAGTTTTGAAAATATAAAATTAGCGCAGAGGTCTTATAAATAA
- a CDS encoding NADP-dependent isocitrate dehydrogenase codes for MSSLKIPAHGQKISIKNGVLSVPDNPIIPFIEGDGTGPDIWNASVIVFDAAVEKAYKGKRKLQWMEVLAGEKAFKQTGNWLPDETLEAYREYLVGIKGPLTTPIGGGIRSLNVALRQILDLYVCLRPVRYFAGVPSPVKKPEDINIVIFRENSEDIYAGIEWQSGSPEAKKIIAFLQKEMGVKKIRFPETSGIGIKPVSSEGTKRLVRSALQYALKHKRSNLAFIHKGNIMKFTEGAFCEWGYEVAKNEFRNQIVTERESWILGNKEKNPNVSIEANAALVEPGYDLMVPDKQKSVCQEVKNTLDAIWETHGSGKWKKFLLVRDVIADICLQQVLTRGKDFDVVATMNLNGDYLSDALAAQVGGIGIAPGANINYVTGHGIFEATHGTAPKYAGLDKVNPGSVILSGVLMLEYMGWQEAADLIVKGLGKSITNKTVTYDFERLMPGSKLLKCSEFGKEIVKNM; via the coding sequence ATGTCATCATTAAAAATTCCCGCCCATGGGCAAAAAATTTCCATTAAAAATGGGGTCCTTAGTGTCCCTGACAATCCCATCATTCCCTTTATTGAAGGCGATGGAACGGGGCCCGATATCTGGAATGCGTCCGTCATTGTATTTGATGCCGCAGTTGAAAAGGCCTACAAAGGAAAACGGAAATTGCAGTGGATGGAAGTGTTGGCGGGTGAAAAAGCCTTTAAACAAACAGGAAACTGGCTGCCGGATGAAACTTTGGAAGCTTATCGCGAATATCTTGTGGGGATTAAAGGCCCCCTGACAACTCCTATTGGCGGTGGTATTCGTAGCCTGAATGTGGCTCTTCGCCAGATTCTTGATTTGTACGTTTGCTTGCGCCCTGTGCGTTATTTTGCAGGGGTGCCCAGCCCAGTTAAAAAACCCGAAGATATCAATATCGTCATTTTCCGCGAAAATTCCGAAGACATTTATGCGGGAATTGAATGGCAAAGCGGCTCACCCGAAGCCAAAAAAATCATTGCCTTCCTTCAAAAAGAAATGGGCGTGAAAAAGATCCGTTTCCCGGAAACATCGGGCATTGGCATTAAGCCGGTTTCTTCCGAAGGCACCAAACGCCTTGTTCGATCGGCTTTGCAATATGCCCTTAAGCATAAACGCAGCAATTTGGCTTTTATCCACAAAGGCAACATCATGAAGTTTACTGAAGGCGCCTTTTGTGAATGGGGGTATGAGGTTGCCAAAAATGAGTTCCGAAACCAGATTGTCACCGAACGCGAAAGCTGGATTTTGGGTAACAAGGAAAAAAATCCGAATGTTTCTATTGAAGCCAATGCGGCTCTTGTGGAACCGGGCTATGATTTAATGGTTCCCGACAAGCAAAAATCGGTATGCCAAGAAGTGAAGAATACTTTGGATGCCATTTGGGAAACTCATGGTAGTGGCAAATGGAAGAAATTTCTTCTTGTTCGCGATGTCATTGCGGATATTTGCCTGCAACAAGTTTTAACGCGAGGCAAAGACTTCGACGTTGTCGCCACCATGAACTTAAATGGCGATTATCTCTCGGACGCGCTTGCCGCACAGGTAGGTGGTATCGGCATTGCGCCAGGGGCCAACATCAATTACGTGACCGGTCACGGAATTTTTGAAGCGACTCACGGAACAGCCCCCAAATATGCGGGACTTGATAAGGTAAACCCGGGTTCGGTGATTCTTTCAGGGGTGCTCATGCTTGAATACATGGGATGGCAGGAAGCAGCTGACCTTATTGTGAAGGGCTTGGGGAAGAGCATTACCAATAAGACCGTGACCTACGACTTTGAACGGCTTATGCCGGGGTCAAAGCTCTTGAAGTGTTCTGAATTTGGGAAAGAAATTGTGAAGAATATGTAA
- a CDS encoding malate dehydrogenase, with the protein MRKKISLIGGGNIGGVLAQLITQKELGDVVLFDVVEGLPQGKCLDIWEATPVLGSDSKLKGANDYKEIEGSDVVIVTAGLARKPGMSRDDLLAKNLEIMKSVATGIKQYAPKAFVVVISNPLDAMVYTMKKITGFPKNRVVGMAGVLDSARFRAFVAEALSVSIEDVTALVLGGHGDDMVPIIRLCTINGMPLTEFLSPEKIEAIVQRTRVAGGEVVNLLKTGSAFFSPAASAILMVESHLKDKKRVLACAALLEGEYGVNGYYVGVPVVVGAGGVEKVMEVKLTADEKKLFDESVAHVKSLVDSIKL; encoded by the coding sequence ATGCGCAAGAAAATTTCATTAATCGGTGGTGGAAACATTGGTGGGGTTTTAGCCCAGCTTATTACTCAAAAAGAATTGGGAGACGTGGTTCTTTTTGATGTGGTGGAAGGGCTTCCCCAAGGAAAATGCCTGGATATTTGGGAAGCCACCCCTGTTTTGGGCAGCGATTCCAAATTAAAAGGGGCCAACGACTACAAAGAAATTGAAGGTTCGGATGTTGTTATTGTGACTGCCGGGCTGGCCCGTAAACCGGGAATGAGCCGGGATGATTTGTTGGCCAAAAATCTGGAAATCATGAAATCGGTGGCCACGGGCATTAAGCAGTATGCTCCCAAGGCTTTTGTTGTGGTTATTTCCAATCCTCTGGACGCCATGGTTTATACCATGAAAAAAATCACCGGTTTTCCCAAAAACCGTGTGGTGGGGATGGCCGGTGTTCTGGATTCGGCCCGCTTCCGCGCCTTTGTTGCCGAAGCCCTTTCGGTCAGTATTGAAGATGTGACGGCGCTAGTTCTTGGGGGGCATGGGGATGATATGGTTCCCATTATCCGTTTATGTACAATCAATGGCATGCCTTTAACCGAATTTTTATCCCCCGAAAAAATAGAAGCCATCGTTCAAAGAACACGGGTGGCCGGTGGTGAAGTGGTGAATCTTTTAAAAACGGGCAGCGCTTTCTTTTCTCCTGCGGCCTCAGCTATTTTGATGGTTGAAAGCCATTTAAAAGACAAAAAGCGGGTTTTAGCCTGTGCGGCCCTTCTTGAAGGAGAATATGGTGTGAATGGCTATTATGTGGGAGTGCCCGTGGTTGTTGGGGCCGGTGGTGTTGAAAAAGTAATGGAAGTTAAATTGACTGCGGATGAAAAGAAGTTGTTTGACGAATCTGTAGCTCATGTGAAAAGCTTGGTCGATTCGATCAAATTGTAA
- a CDS encoding glutaredoxin 3 translates to MASVIIYTTNSCPYCKAAKNLLHSKGIPYQEINVEEDQTKRKWLTQVTGQRTVPQIFINDKSIGGFQELSELDQEGKLDGMLV, encoded by the coding sequence ATGGCTTCTGTCATCATTTACACCACCAATTCCTGCCCCTACTGCAAAGCGGCCAAAAACCTGCTTCATTCAAAAGGCATCCCCTACCAGGAAATAAATGTTGAAGAGGACCAGACCAAAAGAAAATGGCTCACCCAGGTCACCGGGCAAAGAACGGTGCCACAGATTTTCATTAATGATAAATCGATCGGGGGGTTTCAGGAATTGTCGGAACTGGATCAGGAAGGAAAATTGGATGGGATGTTGGTGTAA